From the Candidatus Hydrogenedentota bacterium genome, the window TCGACGGTGAGTTCGGCGAGCCGTTTGTCTTCGAGAAGCGCGATTCGGGTTTCGAGCGGGGCTACATTGATAACAAACTCCTTCATTCTGTCTCCGGGTTGTAGGCGGCGTCTGCCGCCTGTCGGGCGCGCGCGGGGGGAACGCCGGAAAACCGCACACCGCTTCGCTCCGTGTCGAGGAGCACGGCCTCTTCCCGCGGTATGCCAAAGACCGACGCGATCACCTCTTCGGGTCTTGGGGTGCCTTCGGCACGCGCCTCAATGTCCATAATCACTTCCTTGGGGCCCACCTCGAGCCTGGCCACGCTGTGGCGCAGGTCCAAGGTGCGTTGCTGCCCCTTCCGGAGCCGAACAATCGGCCATGTGCCGGCCTGGCGAAACCGCTCCGCTTGTTCGGGCGCAAATTCACCCGTTACCCGGTAGCGAAACATGCGTATCGCCGCTTTGATGCTCTTGGCGCCGGGCGGCAACCGCCGCGCCGACATCACCTCGAGCCCGCCGGGCAATTGCGCCGCCAGGCGGCGCATGAACTCCGCGCCGGTGATCGGCTCCGACAATTCAAAATCCATATATTCGCATTGACTCGTGTGCGAGGGGGCCAAGTGTGGTCCCGGCTCGATTCGCAACGCGCCCCGGCTGGTCCGCGCGACCGGCAATCCGGCGCGACCTGCCGCCCCGCGCACGAGGTCAACGAATTCTTTGAACACGATGCCGCGGAGGGCCGGGCCGCGC encodes:
- a CDS encoding TIGR03936 family radical SAM-associated protein; this encodes MSVLRVRLARGPALRGIVFKEFVDLVRGAAGRAGLPVARTSRGALRIEPGPHLAPSHTSQCEYMDFELSEPITGAEFMRRLAAQLPGGLEVMSARRLPPGAKSIKAAIRMFRYRVTGEFAPEQAERFRQAGTWPIVRLRKGQQRTLDLRHSVARLEVGPKEVIMDIEARAEGTPRPEEVIASVFGIPREEAVLLDTERSGVRFSGVPPARARQAADAAYNPETE